The DNA sequence CAGGAGCAGAtaaggactgagggatgctgggagaaccaaGTCccctttgatatgttaaataggcacctcagccatttgtcccggGTTTGAAACTTGGAAGGTATGCCATCAAAATTCAGCATGATTAGAACAACTTCCTCACCTCTTCATGCCTAGGTGGAGATAAAACTAACAGAAACCACCTACAGTCACTTATGAAGCACACATCACAATACTTGTCACACAGCGGACACAATGGATACTTGAAAGTTATTGTTTATAGTCAATGGACAACGTCCATTCATTCAATAGCGAGGGCTCTCCCATATGTCTCTGCCTCCGGCTATGCTCTCCCatatatctataataaactttcctCTGCCATACTGAGGTGCAGTCATAGCGTTTCCTTGCCTTTTTATTTCGTTTATTTCGACCCCCTCCACTGGACTGTGTGCAAGAGCCACGTGGTACTCAAGGGCCACAGTGCCCGCAAAGGGGGTGGCCTTAAGGTCAGTCAGGCCGCACTGTCTCAGCACGTGGGCAGGCAGCAGTTCAGAGGTGTGCGCACAGCGTGCTAGCTGCATGACAGCCGTTGCAGGCGGTCTGCAAAGTCTTCTCGACTGCGCTGGTCAGAGGATCAAAGCACCTACACACCACCTTGGCAGGTTCCCGACCAGCCGGGTGGGCAGGGCTCGCAGGAGTCGCACCCTACCGTTGGCTACGCTCGCAGAGGCCCATAGGGTAGAGCCGTGCTAGCCCGAGGGCGGGACTCTCTGGCATCGCACCTTGCTATTGGCTGCCCTAGGAAGGCGGAACCCTTAATCATCACTCTTTATTGGCTTTGCCCGACGGAGGCGGGCCCTGGAGTCGTCACGCCCCACCATTGGTTGCGCCAGGACGGGTCTGCGGCGCTTCTGTGTTGTCATTAGGCGGCAAGTAGAGGACACAAGCAAGATGGCGGCGGTGGCTGGCATGGTGCGGGGACCCTTGCGGCAGGTAGGGAGCGGCCCCCGCACGCCCGCGGTCTGCCCCGTGCCCTCCCTgaacctccttctctctccctgccaggtTTCCGGGCTGCTGAAGAGGCGTTTTCACCGCTCGGCGCCCGCGGCACTGCAGGTAACCGGCGCCGACGTTGGGCAAGGCCGGGAGGGAGTCCTCGGTCCCGGGCGCAGGCCTGAGAGGCCGGGTGGCATCGCGGACCCTGGCGGCGGCCGAGTCCTGCGGATGATCGCGCTGCCTCTGTCCCCGCCTGGCGCCACTCACACTGACACCCATCCCCGCGAGGCTGGTGGCAGTCTAATAAGCGACCGGCTGCTTCCctgacatcccccccccccaaaaaaaaattgtggtaaaatataactttaaaatctTTTGCTAAAATGTAAAGTTTATTGGCATCGAATGCATTCACCATATACACTATTCACTTTTAGAACTTATTTTGATCATCCCAAACAAGAACGCTGGCCGTTACACGATAATAACTCACACTTCTCCAACCGCTCTTATATACCATATTGTACTTTTCTGACCCTATGAGTTTGCTTGTTCTAGAATGCCATGTAAGTTGAGTCTTTtgtccttttgtgtctggcttatttaacTTCTCACAGTAGCTTCAAGGTTCATCCGTTTTGTAGAATACATcagaatttgttctttgaaagggTGAATCAtcctttgtacattttatacatttattcaaGGGTGGATATTTGGCCTGTTTCCACCCTTTGGATTTGTAATGGTGCTGCAGATACATGCTTGGATCCCTGCGTTCAGTTGCATAGTATATCTTGAAGTGGAGGATTTTACCATTCTACATATTAAAGTAGCAGCTCCTGCATTGTGGATGTCAAGTGTTGGGCACTAGTGAGTGCTTAATACTTAGCCTTAGTTAAGACTTCCTTGCTAGTTCTCTGCCTCGTAGTACTCCAAATGTAGTGATAAAACAGCCTAGCATGctttctacttaagaaactgcCTGTGAGCTAGTTTAGGGATCCATCAATTTTCTTGCCTTGGTGTCCATCAACAACAACACTACAAGTGTTCTGTAAGCTTGCCATTAACATCTAGTGAAGGATTAGTGACAGAGTGTTACTTTTAAGTTCTTGgaacttttgttttgttggttttgttttttcgagacagggtttctctgggtagttttggtgcctttcctggatctggctctgtagaccaggctggcctcgaactcagagagatccgcctggctctgcctcctgagggctgggattaccgccgccgccgccgccatcaccaccacctggcaagttCTTGGAACTTTAATTTGTATGATACGCATTTATCTGCtttgtttatatgtatgggtgcacTTGAGAAGGTCAGCTTCCAGAGAAtcagtttcctccttccaccatgtgggacctaGGTATCAAACTCATCAGACTTGGCAATCTTGCCTCCTCagatttatgttttatgttgtgGGCAGCCTAGGTAAGTATAAGGAAGGAAATCTTTATGGTATCTAAGTAATCTTTTAGCTAATTTCCTGTTTATATACCCCTATGACAGTTGACAGTTCGTGAAGCTATTAATCAAGGTATGGATGAAGAACTAGAAAGAGATGAGAAGGTATTTCTGCTTGGGGAAGAAGTTGCCCAGTATGATGGTGCATACAAGGTAACTGGAATTGGTAACTTCATATAACATCAAAAAGTACCCATTTGCCCTGACAAACACTTGAAAGTCATGGGGTTAAATCTTAATTGTAGGTTAGCAGAGGCCTATGGAAGAAATATGGTGACAAGAGGATCATAGATACTCCCATATCAGAGGTAAGCCTTCCAGATCGGCTTTGAGAAGCTAGTTGAGTATTTAGTTTTAATTTCTGTGGATGTTTTCTTAGGCTGCTGTTTGCTTTACAGATGGGCTTTGCTGGAATTGCTGTTGGTGCAGCTATGGTATGTAATATTATGAAGTTTATCTAAGGAGATTTCCTTTAATATTATCTTCTGAAACTGTTGTTTGAATTGGGCATGGGGGCACTCACCTTTAacctaaccccagcacttaggaaacaggcaggtggatctctgagttcaaggccagcctggtctacagagtgagttccaggacagcctggactacacagagaaatcctgttttgaaaaacccacaaaaagaaagaaaatattgtttGCATATTGGAAGAGTGGAATGGTTATTTAGCACTCATCCTTGTTCTGTTTAGTCTTTTTAACATTGATGTTTTCTACTTGACAGGCTGGGTTGCGGCCCATCTGTGAATTTATGACCTTCAACTTCTCTATGCAAGCCATTGACCAGGTTATAAACTCAGCTGCCAAGACTTACTACATGTCTGCCGGCCTTCAGCCTGTGCCCATAGTATTCAGGGGGCCCAATGGTGCCTCGGCAGGTGTAGCTGCTCAGCACTCACAATGCTTTGCTGCATGGTATGGGCACTGCCCAGGTTTAAAAGTGGTCAGCCCCTGGAATTCCGAGGATGCAAAAGGACTTATTAAATCGGCCATTCGTGATGATAATCCAGGTCAGCATAGTAACAttaaaaactgacatgaactCTGCATTATGGTTCAAGGGCATCTATTTTGACATAGGCATAGCATATGTAAAGTGCTAATGACAGAAAGACAGTAAAAACTGCTTTTCCTCCTCATTGTAAGGTGCTAGTTACTTATTGCATACCTGCACCATTGGCTTAACCTTAGCAGATAGAATAATATTGACCAAATTGCAGGCGTCAGCAAGTAAACCATCCTGAAGCTTCTAGACTGATAGAGGCGAGGCTTCTTAGTATTTAGAAGATGAATgattttattgtatatgtattcTTAGTCATTTTGTCTCTTTGAGAACTTACTATATCTTGCAGTGGTGATGCTAGAGAATGAACTGATGTATGGAGTTGCGTTTGAACTTCCTGCAGAAGCTCAATCAAAAGATTTTCTGATTCCTATTGGAAAAGCCAAAATCGAAAGGCAAGGTAAGAACACCtactagggggctggagagatggctcagcagttaagagcactggctgtttttccagaggtcctgagttcaattcccagcaaccacataagtacgcattaatcatttttttttactgtagccCTTGTGTTTGCATAGGTCAGAAGATACTGCCATGTAGTTTTGACTTACAAAGTAAAGGATGAATGAGTTCAAGTTAGGCTTTTCTGAATTTCTGTCTGGTACATTTGTATTCCGTGTCCATGAATACAACCTCATTTCTTAGCTCACTGAAACAAAGTGAAGGTCTGATAAGACATGAGCTGTAGCTGGCTGTAGAATCACCAGTGCTACATTAGATCCATTGACCTCTAATCTGTGACCACTTTATTTCAGGGACCCACATCACTGTAGTTGCCCATTCAAGACCAGTGGGCCACTGCCTAGAAGCTGCAGCTGTATTGTCTAAGGAGGGAATTGAATGTGAGGTAAGTGGACATTCACTCTACCCCCCACTTCTTTAAATCAGAAACTCCTTTTAAGATTCAAggctgtgggagctggagagatggctcaagggttaagagcattgactgatctcccagaagtcctgagttcaattcccagcaaccacatggtgactcacaaccatctgtaatgagatttggtgtcCTCTTCtaacattatatacataataaatacatcttggaaaaaaaaaaagactcaaggCTGCTGAGTTGGCTTAGCAGGTTAAGTTTCTGAAATCTAATTAGTTGAAAATCTAATCCCCAGgagacacacaaacaaacaaaaccaaacaactttTAAGTACCTTCTTAAGTTAAGATCCAGTCTTGCTGGTCTTGAGAGAgagctgtgcaagcatgaggagctgagtttggatccctaacactcacatggaaacaaaaaccaaacaagccaggtgtggcagcatttatcccagccctgggaagacaGTGCTAGGAGGGAGGATCCCTGGTGCTTGCTAGCTTGGCCATCCAGTCTAACCAATTAgttagctccagattcagtgagagaccatttcTAAAAAATAAGGTGAACAACTGAGCAAGAAACCTGAGGTCATTCTCTGACTCCtcacgtgtgtgcacatacaaTCACACATGCACAAGATCCAGCCTTGGAGCTGGACTTCAGAAGTAACTAAATCTAATCTCCTGTGTAGAACCTACCAAGTAGTTTTCCTTGGAAAGTATtacttactgtgtttcataaGCTATAAAATGAGGATAATAGAAATTCTACTCCATAGGGTATCATGATGTAGGGCCTCACCTATTTATTTTGATAAGAGGGATGATGAATCCTATAGGTGAGCAAAGCTTTCTGTGATGGGAATACAGGTTTCTGATTTAATTGTAAGATCTTTTACTTTctgtttaagacaaggtctccctgtgtagcccacaCTATCCTCAAAcatgtggtcctcctgcctcagcctcccaagtgttgggattacaggtttgcacTACTGTACTGGTTTTCCTTTTAGTCTCTACATTTGTGTACCTATTGATAGGTAGGTTCAATTTTCCTAGACCCAgagattaacaaaaacaaaaaagaagtgatGTTTTGGGGTCGAGGCTGTATTTGTCTCTTGGTTTCTATAAAGCTTATTTACTGCATTGCCTTTAGGTGATAAATTTGCGTACTATCAGACCAATGGACATTGAAGCCATAGAAGCCAGTGTCATGAAGACAAATCACCTTGTAACTGTGGAAGGAGGCTGGCCACAATTTGGAGTGGGAGCTGAGATTTGTGCCAGAATCATGGAAGGTATTTCAAAGAAACTGGTTCTAGGATACAATCAAACTATAGTGACCAGTGTAATTGAATACCAACTGAAAAGAGATCAAAAGCTAGGGGTGACCAAATGACTTTTCAACTTGTCAGTCTAGGGTTTTTGTCCTTTGGGTAAGTGTTTTAAAAAGTCAAGTCAAAAGCAGTGCCCTAATAACTAGGGTTCATtcccttgtttttctctttctgagtccCAAACCAGCCTCTCAGGTGAGCCTTCTCTTCCCCAGGCCCTGCATTCAATTTCCTTGATGCTCCTGCTGTTCGTGTCACTGGTGCTGATGTCCCTATGCCTTATGCAAAGATCCTGGAAGACAACTCCATACCTCAGGTCAAAGACATCATATTTGCAGTAAAGAAGACATTGAATGTCTAATTTGGACTTTGAATATCAAGTcattgaaatttatttaaaatacttgttGGGACTTCATCTGATGTTTACTGAGAAACTTTACTAATCATAAAGTTAATTCTACAGCAGCAGCAGGTGTCTCTGTACTGGTAAGAAGTTTAAACATGCTTATGAGTGTAAAACTCCACTCCCCGCTCTAGATGCTATACTTTCTTTGTCTGTTACTGTTAATCTAGTCTTTGAATaagattaatataaattatttatccTCTTTCACTATAAGGGGCAAGAATGTTGCAGAGTCCTGATGAAAGATATTCCCCCCAGAAGATAACTTATATGTTTAAAAAGTATATTATCTACATTTGCTGTTAAATTGTTTTGATAAGGAATAAAGGGGATTCCTACCTATGAGTAAATTGTATTTTcctcccaccacctcccaccccgagacagagtttctctctgtaacacTTCTGGCTGTCTGggtactcactttgtagaccagcctggcctcaaactcagagatctgcctgcctctgcctcccaagtgctgggattaaaggcaagcgccaccactgcccagcaagtagttgaattatatttttttttatattagtgaaATAATGTATGTGTAAGTCTTGGAGTACTATTAAGAAATTAGTGTCAAATGGAAAAGGATTTcactgtatccctggctggcccagaactatctgtagaccaggatctcatagagagccacctgcctctgcctcccaagagctgacattaaaggtatgtgccaccatacctggccctaATTGaagtttttgggtttgtttgtttgtttttttaaatttccaggaTCACAAGTATGTTAGCCAAGTGCTCTACTACATCCCCAGACcctatttgcttttatttatatatcttaaaCTTTACCCAAAATTGTGAAAACTGAAAGCAGAAGCACTCAGCTCCAGGTTTCCATCAGACTGGTCACTAGTCCACACAGCACTGTCCACAGccgaacagcctttttttttggAGGCAGACTCATTATTTAGTAGAGGATGATTACCTTGAGATTTTGACCCACctacctctaccttccaagtgctataGACCACCATGCTTAGTTGATAAAATGCTGGTAATGATCCAGGGCTTCCTGAGTGCTATAccagcactttgccaactgagttaTATCCCAAGCGTAGCATGTTGACTCTTCATaccaaattttaataaattttttttgaaatttctttttgaaatgaaaaagattCATGTTGGGTACTCTTCCACAGTGCCAAAACCAGATATTGTCATATATGAGCCTCTTTAGAACTTGATGGAAAGGATTGTTTTCAACAAGTTATGGAAACATACAGATGGTCTCTACATAGTAAGGGCTATTAGCAATCATGAAGGGCTaaggagacaggaaatgaatACACTTGTGACACTACACTTTGTTCACAAAATGTGCTGTAGGAAGTTCTCATATGAAATACCTAGCAAAGCCACAACATTTTCTTGTcatgatttattttaataaaaatacagcTGAGTATATCACAGATTACATGAAACTATACACAATGACATTCTTTCTGCATAGTAACCAACACTGATAtgtgtatttaaattttaaaatggatttttttataaTCCTTTAAAGTGCAATTTATTTAAAGGTTTAAACAAATCACAGAATGAAAGATTTCTAATAACTGAGTAACATCAAAAAAGATGCTGAAGTTGGATAAATCAAATCAGAAGTGATTGCCATCGATGCCAGATTCAACCTGGACCTAAATGCTGAGGACTAAGACAACCCTTTAaccagcaagagctttttctatGGTTAatgtttttctgtctgttttggtACATTCTAATTGAAAAGAACTATAAATCCTGAGTGGCTGCTTTCAGCCACAGTGAGATTCCCATTGAACTTGAGATAGAGGAATTCCCCCTATCCAGCGAAAGGGAGAATGAAGAGAGCTCTTGCTTCTCTACCTCAGCCTTGGTTAATGTTAGCATCTGAGGTGAACTACCTAAGAAATAACCAGAAAATGCTTCGGAGGAATGAGCTATGAGAACGCTTCTGATAGAGTAGGAGGGACAGTAACAGGCCAGTCACTGCTGTGACAGAATATTGtcattgcttttgcttttttgtcattttcctttaGCTGGTGCAAATAATGATTCCATATGCTGCTGCCCCCTAAAGGAAGCCCGTTAGAGTCACAGAAGAGTAAAATGTTAAGGCAGCGATGCTGGCCCCACTTTATTCTACTTGGAGAGCATTTCCCTCTTGCAAGACTGGCTGTACCGGCTCTGCAAGGACTCACCCAAGGAAGGGACTTGAGGGAGGCTGTGCAAGGACTCACCTAGGAAGAGGAAGTTGGGTGAGAGTGGGACAGAAGAGCTTGCCCAGTGTAAACAGGAAACATCAGCCAATCTTAGGAGCACTGTGATCACAGGTTTTGGCTTTCCTTAGAGTTCCCTTTTGGAAATTCTGGATAGAGTTGAGCAAGGCCCCACGGTTCACACCATTCACAGCCTGGGGCAGGAGTGGGGCAGGTATCTCTGTGCCTGAGGTTGTTGAGTGACCTGCTGGTGGAGgcggaggtggaggaggaggtggaggtaaTGCAGAAGACAGCCCTGTAGAGGAAAAAGAAGGTCAGTGTTCCACCTTTCCACCTGATAAGCATACTGATACTACCTGGGCCAGGGCAGAGTGGACTCTGGGGAGACTGAATGTTCTCAGAGGGGCTAAAACCCAGTATTCAGGGTGTTttcaaactaatttaaaaaagaaaagaaagagcttgAAGCAACAAAGGGGGGATTTAAAGGTTGCATTTCTTTCAAATGACAGTCATGTGAGAAGAGAATTGAATTGAGTATCAGGGATTATGTGAAACCACACAGTGACATCTCTCCCTAGAGTGTCTCAGACTCCACTCCCAGCAGGTTGGCTCTACCTACTGAGTACACAGGGTAAGACAGATATCTGCATACAGAGTTGGGCCAAAGGGATGAACAATCCCTAGCTGCTTCCTCACACAATATTTGAAGGCTGTGATTGGCTAGGctaggccagcaagccccagggatcctcctgtcactATCTCCTCAGCCTTGCAGTTTTACAAGCATGTGCTATGCtccttgctatttatttatttatttattttgggtgccaggaatccaaactcaggtcctcatgcttgcacagcaagcattatgacatgatctcacagcaccacaaactgcatctTCATTTGAAAAGCGTGTACTGTTGTAAAACATCCAAAGCCTTAAGTGATAGAAAGCCTTAAGGTTAAGGGTTAAGTAAAGACAGAACTTGATGACAAAAGCAGGAGTGACATCTGTTGGCCTATTAGAGAATAAGCCATTCAGGATTCTCAACTAGGAGCTAATGCCAGCTGGTTACTGGCATTTTGAATCTGGTTTGAATGATTTCCTATTGGGCTGAattaaagaaacataaaatgCTAGTACTTGTCAGCAGGCTTTTAGAGAAAGGGCTCTCTCCCGGCTATGGCATTTTCAAGGGGAAGTCTGACCCAAGAACAGAGTGAacccacatggtgtgtgtgtgtgtgtgtgtgtgtgcacaagcatcAGGGATCCTGGACAAAGAGCAGGAACCTGGGTACCTAAAACATCCTTCAGGTgaagttttttaaatatttgtttattgtgtatgtgCACCTACACAAGCATGCTACAGTGCTCGTGTggaactcagaggacaacttgtggcagtcagttctctctttccaccatttgAGTCCTGGAGACTACTCAGGCTGTTAAGGCTTGGAGTCCTgcatttttacctgctgagccagctagCCAgtccttaaatttttctttctctttttctttctctttctttcttctttctttctttcttcttttctttctttcttcttttctttctttctttctttctttctttctttctttctttctttctttctttctttctttctttcttttttcttctcaaaaatCACTCGGTaaactgtcttgttttgtttttttctggagctgaggactgaacccagggccttgcgcttgctaggcaagcgctctaccactgagctaaatccccaaccccaaactgTTCTTTCTAATGCGAAACATCACTGCCATAATAGGCTTTAATGTGTGGCAGTTATGGGCACTGTGGTTTTCTAAGGTCCTACTTATCTGTTGTTACCACACTGCTATGAGCTGCGAGAATAACAGGCAAGACACCTTGTCCACTAAATGTGGATGAAGGAGGAATGACTCAAGGTCACCAATAAAATACTCAAGTAAGTACCTCCTTTCCACTAAGTGGGACAAGCAATGGCCAAAGTCTTGCAATTCACAAAAACCACTTACCTTCCTTTAtaccctgattaaaaaaaaaaatcacacaaatacacattctCATGCTCTGCAATCATGGAATTCTCAAATAATGATACCATAACAATACAAATAAAGATTAAATacagacaaatgaacaaaatgtaATTTACATTGATTCTGCTCAACAATGAATGAAATTGAATTAGGTTGTATATAGGATAGATTGTGGAAGACATTCCTGGCTTTCCATCATAGGATTATAGACCTTGAAGTGACTACTGAGGTGAGAAGCCCAGGTGGGATGAGGGTAGAAGTATTCCACTTACGGCATTTGAGTAATGACAGTGAAATGCTGGAGTCAGGGAGGGCTCTCTTGAAGCTCTGGGAACTGTGTCTCTTGCCTGACAGCATGCAGTACCAAGGCTGCCAGAGGAGGAAGCTCTCTGCCCATGTGGGAATGAATGGCTATCAATAACTCATACACTAGGCACTATCTTAGTGGCCAGAGAAGGGCAGCAGAAGTATTAGACCAGATCAGGAGCTGTAGGTTTCCCCCTCCCAGCTTTGTGCTCAGACCCCTGGCTGAAGAATCACTGCAGGGTTAAAGCTCAGAAGACAGGTTTAGGCTGCAACAGCATTGGTGACCCTACTGCATGCCTGAAACTGGCCATCCTGAGATGGCTACCCTACAGTCTAGGGTTTAGGAAGGCTAGAGAGAGGCCTAGGGGCTTGAATTCATGAGTATGGTTGGTGGCCTTGGCATACAACAGGTTGGCTTCAGAGAACCAACCCTTGACTCTGGACTCACAATCTCACAATGTACTACCAGAGTTTGGGAGTTAGGGATGGATGGTTTCAGTAAACGGATCTTTATTTTCTAAGTGAAGGCTGAAACTATCACGTAACAAAATCCTCAAGAGGTTGGTCGTATCAATATGCCATCTAAATATTATGCCTGTATAGTAAACAGAAGAATGAGCATCCTGATGTCTGCTCACATGGGAGCTGGGCTAGCCTGTGCCTGTACAGCAACCAGAAGAGGGGGCTGTGTGAGAAGTGGTTTTGCTCATTCCAGTAGGGAAAAGTAAACTCTGATGCCTACTCACAGGGATCTCTACCAACCAATCTCAAAGGGCCTGATGTTCCATGAATTACAGAAGGCCTTGTTGTATACCCTAAGGCAAGGAAGGCTAGAACTCAATCTCTAGGGAATACTGCAAGTTGAGGGGAGGCCCTTAGAACTAGAAGGGCAAAACTGGAAGAGGCAGGAACACACTAGGAGCTCAGTCTCTGAGGACAAACTCCATCCATTCATTGTCTTTGGCCATTTTAACAGTCTGTTAGCTTCTTTTAAAGGTTAGTGAGTATAAGACAGGACCATTAGCAAAAATGTCAAGATAGGAAAGGAAGGGGCAAAGAACAAACACAAGCCCTGAGACAAACCCTGAAACAACTGCCTGATGCATGCACTATCTCTGTACCTACACTCTATAAAGAAGTCCCTTTTATTAAAAGGCCTCTAGTAGCTTTATCCCCAAGAGGAAAGAGGAGCAGACAAACTCAATGTTGGGGGCTGGTGGTCATATGAGGTCCCAACTAGGATGGGGCATGCTCCTAAAAGTGCATCTACAATGACAGCCAGGTCAGTCCTGAGTTTTCCTAGCTCATGTTCTCTTAAACAAAAATCTCAATACTAGCTGTTCTAACTTTCCCAGAAGCCTCTCTACTAGACCCAGTAGGAATGTGGCAATCAGCCAAGCTCCAGAAAGAGAATGCACTCTGGGTACACAaagaaaaattatgtattttagatCTTCGGAGGGTTGCTGTGCCAGGAACATCTCTAACACTTTCTTGGAAAGGACATTTGAAGTCACCTGTTCTTAGTCCAAGTTTAATAGTTTCTCCAGGTTTCTGTAGGTCTGGATGGGTAAGCCAACTGGCCACTAGACCataccagacacagaggagacaGCAGTCACACAGGGACACAGCAGTTCTCAGCTTTTTGGGCCACCTTTGCCTTGGCCTTAGACAGATGAGGAGACTCATAGCTTACTCAAGAATCCCCAAGTGTATGTTAGAAAGAACTATTTATTTGTCATCAATTATAAAAGCCAAGAAGTTGTGCCAACAACTTGTCTTCATCAGTAACTAGGAACCAACATTTTGTAGCACGATTTTGAAAGtaagttttcaaaattaaaatgcacTCAGATACCAGAGATGCAATTAGAGCTCATATTTCCAAACTAAAATAGAGTGAAAATGTAGATTTTAGAAGGTCATGatgga is a window from the Peromyscus eremicus chromosome 9, PerEre_H2_v1, whole genome shotgun sequence genome containing:
- the Pdhb gene encoding pyruvate dehydrogenase E1 component subunit beta, mitochondrial; translated protein: MAAVAGMVRGPLRQVSGLLKRRFHRSAPAALQLTVREAINQGMDEELERDEKVFLLGEEVAQYDGAYKVSRGLWKKYGDKRIIDTPISEMGFAGIAVGAAMAGLRPICEFMTFNFSMQAIDQVINSAAKTYYMSAGLQPVPIVFRGPNGASAGVAAQHSQCFAAWYGHCPGLKVVSPWNSEDAKGLIKSAIRDDNPVVMLENELMYGVAFELPAEAQSKDFLIPIGKAKIERQGTHITVVAHSRPVGHCLEAAAVLSKEGIECEVINLRTIRPMDIEAIEASVMKTNHLVTVEGGWPQFGVGAEICARIMEGPAFNFLDAPAVRVTGADVPMPYAKILEDNSIPQVKDIIFAVKKTLNV